In a single window of the Acidobacteriota bacterium genome:
- a CDS encoding CHASE3 domain-containing protein has product MLKDQKLIVVIVLALVVLGLNAYVSYYATKNIVDNERRVSLTLEVMNYLESLRALSIANESSMRGFVLTGDNFFINDYEQDKAQTFELIQNIRNRTSDNPLQQQQINKLETYIQEKFLYSDEAVKRRWESGYETAKEFVASGKGKGLMKEINSTAETMIKEETNLLNIRQEQSADSIRTANFSFAVTTILASLLLFGVYYFFSQILKERRNSEDALRIANEKLESTVAERTLELERSNRELQDFAFVASHDLQEPLRKIQAFGDRLKLKYRPELGAQGTDYLNRMQNAAERMSRLITDLLTFSRVSTHTQPFQPINLNQTVDEVLSDLEVRIQQTAGKVEVGELPEIAADPLQMRQLFQNLIGNALKFHRPEEPPIIHIIGEILNGNANDSEDLTATVPQCQIIVSDNGIGFDESYVERIFTPFQRLHNKNEYEGTGMGLAVCRKIVERHNGTIIAKSTPGQGSQFIINLPIN; this is encoded by the coding sequence ATGCTGAAAGATCAAAAATTGATAGTGGTTATTGTGCTGGCGCTCGTTGTCCTGGGACTCAACGCCTACGTTTCCTATTATGCAACGAAAAATATTGTTGATAATGAACGAAGGGTTTCTCTTACCCTGGAAGTAATGAATTATCTGGAATCCTTACGGGCGTTATCCATTGCCAACGAGAGTAGTATGCGCGGATTTGTTTTAACCGGAGATAATTTTTTCATCAATGATTACGAGCAGGATAAAGCGCAGACCTTTGAACTCATTCAAAATATTCGCAACCGAACCTCCGATAACCCGCTTCAACAGCAGCAAATCAACAAACTCGAAACTTATATTCAGGAGAAATTTCTTTATTCCGATGAAGCCGTCAAACGGCGGTGGGAAAGCGGGTATGAAACGGCTAAAGAATTTGTCGCATCCGGTAAAGGTAAAGGCTTGATGAAGGAAATCAATAGTACCGCTGAAACGATGATCAAAGAGGAGACCAATCTATTAAATATCCGTCAGGAACAATCTGCCGATAGTATCCGCACTGCCAATTTCAGTTTTGCGGTTACGACCATTTTAGCCTCTTTGTTACTCTTCGGGGTTTACTATTTCTTCAGTCAAATTCTTAAAGAGCGACGAAACTCCGAAGATGCGTTAAGAATTGCCAATGAAAAGCTGGAAAGCACGGTTGCCGAACGAACTCTTGAACTGGAACGCAGCAACCGTGAATTGCAGGATTTCGCCTTTGTGGCTTCTCATGATTTGCAAGAACCTTTAAGAAAGATTCAAGCATTTGGAGATCGCTTAAAGCTCAAATACCGCCCGGAACTTGGTGCTCAGGGGACGGATTACTTAAATCGCATGCAGAACGCCGCTGAACGAATGAGCCGATTGATTACCGATTTATTAACCTTTTCAAGGGTTTCAACCCATACCCAGCCGTTTCAACCCATCAATCTCAATCAAACCGTTGATGAGGTGTTATCGGATTTAGAGGTGCGTATCCAACAAACGGCTGGCAAAGTTGAAGTCGGTGAGTTGCCGGAAATTGCCGCCGACCCTTTGCAGATGCGTCAACTCTTTCAAAATCTGATTGGTAATGCCCTGAAATTTCATCGCCCCGAAGAGCCGCCAATCATCCACATTATAGGTGAAATATTGAATGGCAACGCCAATGACTCGGAAGACCTTACGGCGACAGTTCCCCAATGCCAAATCATCGTTTCAGATAATGGCATTGGATTTGACGAATCTTATGTAGAGAGAATTTTCACCCCTTTTCAACGACTGCATAATAAAAATGAATATGAAGGAACCGGAATGGGGTTGGCAGTTTGCCGGAAAATCGTCGAACGTCACAACGGAACGATAATTGCCAAGAGTACCCCAGGCCAAGGCAGTCAATTTATTATTAACCTCCCGATAAATTAA